The DNA sequence GGGGCCGGCCCCCTGCTGTTCCACGACGCGCATCGCCTCCGCACCCGCGGCGAAGTCGTCGAACGCCCACGCCTCGTACCGCACGGACTCCGGCACCCGGTGCACGCGCAGCCGGACCCGGGTGATGACCCCGAGAGTGCCCTCCGACCCGGCCACGAGCTGGCGCAGGTCCGGGCCCGCCGCGCTGGCCGGAGCCGGCCCGCCCGTCTCGAGCACCCCGGCGGGGGTGACCAGGGTGAGCCCGCTGATCATGTCGTCGAAGCGGCCGTACCCGGCGGACGCCTGCCCCGACGACCGGGTGGCGGCGAACCCGCCGATGGTCGCGTACTGGAAGCTCTGCGGAAAGTGCCCCAACGAGAACCCGCGCTCGCCCAGCACACGCTCCGCCTCGGGGCCCGTGACCCCCGCACCCAGGACCGCCTCCCCTGAGACCTCGTCGAGCGCCTCCAGCCGGTCGAACCTGCGCAGGTCCAGCGAGACCACGGCCGTGTGGCCCTCGCGCACCGGGTTCAGCCCGCCGACCACGCTGGTGCCGCCGCCGAACGGCACGACCGCGATCGACCGCCGCGAGCAGTGCGCGAGGACGCGCGCGACTTCGTCGTCGGTGCCGGGCGCCAGCACCGCGTCCGGCGCATCCTGCCTGGGCGCACGGGTGCGGCGCAACAGATCCGGGGTGGATTTGCCGCCTGCGCGGGACAGCCGGTCGCCGTCGGAGGTACCGACGTGTCCGGCGCCGACGATCTCCACGAAGGCGTCGCGGTCCGCCGCGGGGAGGGCCGACGGCGCAAGCTCCACCTCCGCCGGGCTGCGGCGCGCGGCGTCGGCCACCGATACCCCCAACGCCTGCTCGAGCAGCGAACGGATGCCGTCCGACAGCGCCGTGGCGGCGGACGGGTCGCCCCACGCGTCCCACTTCATCGGGGGCAGCGGCAGCGTATGCGCCGGAAACGCGGATCGAGCACCGCCGGTGGTGGAATCGTCCATCGTCGTGTCCCTCGCGATCTGTCGGGTCGGTGGTGGGCGGATCAGTCAGCCGTCATGCGCGGACCAGCGGCGAACCGGGCGATGGCGGTCCAAGCAGCGGCTGCTGCATCCGCCCGCCGCATGCATTACAGTATTACACATGTTGTCAATCCGTAACGGCGCTTCGGGGGTCACGGCCGGGCGGAGGCCCGCGGCCGCGGCCGACATCGCCCGCGCGCACGAACCGGCGCTCGATCCGGCGCCGGCGCCCGGCCCGGACACCCACCCGGTGGACGACGCCATCCTCGACAGCACCGCGCGCGCGGTGGTGGACCTGGGCGTGGACCGCCTCACGGTGGCGGAGGTGGCGCGGCGCGCGGGGGTCAGCCGTCCCACCGTGTACCGCCGCTGGTCGGGCATGGAAGAAGTCCTGGCAGCGCTGCTCACCCGGGAGATCCTGCGCATCGCCGACGACCGGCCCGCCCTCGCCCGCGACCGCGCCGACCTGGTCGATCACGTCGTGGACATCACCTGGAGGCTGGCAGATCACACCGTGCTGCACGCCGTGCTGCACCAGAGCCCCGAGGTCTTCCGCACCTACGTCCTGACCCGGTTGGGCACCAGCCAGCGCGCCCTGATCGACGTACTCACCACGCACATCGCCCGCTTGCAGCAACAGGGCGAGGTGCGCGCGGGAGACCCCGCACAGCTCGCGACCATGGTCCTGCTCATGGCGCAGTCGGCGATGCAGTCCGCCGGGATCGTCGCGCCCATCCTCGATACCCATGCCCTGTCCGACGAGCTCGCCCACGCACTGAACGGATACCTCGCACCATGAGCACCGCGCACCCCGCATCCTCACTCAACGCCGCACGCCGCGCCACGGAGCTGCAGTCCCTGGCGGACGGCGGCGTCGTCGACCTGCTCGTCATCGGCGGCGGCATCACGGGTGCGGGTGTCGCGCTCGACGCGGCGGCGCGCGGACTCGACGTCGCATTGGTCGAGGCCCACGACCTGGCCTTCGGCACCAGCCGCTGGAGCTCCAAGCTTGTGCACGGAGGACTGCGGTACCTCGCCTCCGGCAACGTGGGCATCGCCCGACGTAGCGCCGTCGAACGCGGCATCCTCATGACCCGCACCGCACCGCATCTCACCCGCACCCTGCCGCAGCTGGTGCCGCTGCTGCCGTCCATGGGCGCGGCGCAGCGCTATCTGACGCGGGCGGGGTTCCTCGCGGGCGACGCCCTGCGCGCCGCGGCCCGCACCCCCGCGTCAGTGCTGCCGAGGTCCCGCAAAGTCGACGCACGCACCGCTATCGCGCTGTCCCCCACCGTCGCCCGCACGGGCCTCGCCGGCGGCTACGTGAACCACGATGGGCAGTTGGTGGACGACGCGCGCCTCGTCGTCGCCGTCGCACGCACCGCTGCAGAGAACGGCGCGCGGATCCTCACCCGGGTCCGCGCCTCCACGGTCACCGGCTCCGGCGCGACGCTCACCGACACGCTGACCGGCGAGTCGTTCGAAATGCGGGCCCGCGCCGTCGTCAACGCCGCCGGCGTGTGGGCGGGCGAGGTGGACCCGTCGATCAGCCTGCGCCCCAGCCGCGGCACGCACCTGGTGCTCGATTCCGCGACCTTCGGCCACCCCACCGCGTCGCTCACCGTGCCGATCCCCGGAGAGACCAACCGGTTCGTCTTCGTCCTGCCCCAGCAGCTGGGCCGGGTGTACGTGGGGCTCACCGACGAGGATGCGCCCGGCCCCATCCCCGACGAGCCGCAGCCGTCGCCGCAGGAGGTCGACTTCCTGCTCGACACCGTCAACACCGCACTCGACGCGCCTCTCACCCGCGACGACGTCCTCGGGGCGTACGCCGGACTGCGCCCGCTCATCGACTCGGGCGAGGGACGCACCTCGGACCTCTCGCGCGAGCATGCGGTGCTCGAATCCCCCGAGGGCGTCCTCAGCGTGGTGGGCGGCAAGCTCACCGAATACCGGTACATGGCGGAGGACACCGTCGACCGCGTGATCGCGCAACGCGACGTCGACGGCGGACCCTGCCGCACCCGCGACCTCGCACTGGTCGGCGCGCCGATGCACCCGGCCACCGGGACCACCTCCCCGGATCCGTCCGCGCCGGCGGGGCCGCAGTCGCTGCGCGAACGCTTCGGCGACGAGGCGCCCGAGGTGCTCGAGAGCGCCACCTGCACCGACCCCGCGGGGCCGATTGTCGAGGGCATCGACGTGACCCGCGCCGAGGTGGAGTTCGCGCTCACCTGCGAGGGCGCCCTCGACGCCGCGGACGTACTGGACCGGCGCACCCGCATCGGCCTGGTTGCCGCCGACCGGGAACGCGCGCTGGTCGCGGTGCAGGGGTTCTTCTGAGGCTTGCCCCACCCACGCCGAGCACCTCTTACCCACGCCGAGCACGCGTTCCCGGGCCGGAGAGTGGAAGAGGTGCGCGGCCTCGGGCGACGGGGACCGCCGGGGAGCCGTACGGCCCGGCGGAGCACGGACGCCACCGGAAGGATCGCCCAGGCCGCCGGCGCCGCGCCTCCGCTAACCTCACTGTCATGCGCTTCGCCACCTGGAACGTCAACTCCGCCCGCGCCCGCATCGACCGCATCACCGCGTTCCTCGAGCGCCAGGACATCGACGTCCTCGCCATGCAGGAGACCAAGTGCAAGGACGCCCAGTTCCCGGCGGAACGGTTCACCGAGCTCGGCTACGAGGTGGCGCACTTCGGCGTGAGCCAGTGGAACGGCGTGGCGGTGGTCTCGCGGGTGGGGCTCGAGGATGTGGCGACGCAGTTCCCCGGCCAGCCCGGTTTCCACAAGGACCCGGCGCAGGACCAGACCGTCGAGGCGCGTGCACTGGGCGCCACCTGCGACGGCGTGCGGGTGTGGAGCCTGTACGTGCCGAACGGCCGCGAGCTCGACGATCCGCACTACACCTACAAGCTCGACTGGCTGGCGAAGCTGCGCGATCAGGCGGCCGGGTGGCTCGAGCAGGACGGGTCCGCGCAGGTGATGCTCGCCGGAGACTGGAACGTGGCGCCCACCGACGACGACGTGTGGGATCCGGCGTTCTTCGAGGGCAAGACGCACACCTCGCAGCCTGAGCGCGATGCTTTCGACGCCTTCGCCGACGCTGGTTACGTCGAGGTCACCCGCGCCCACACCCCCGACCAGTACACCTACTGGGACTACACGCAGCTCCGGTTCCCCAAGAAGGAGGGCATGCGCATCGACTTCGCCGTGTGCTCCCCCGCGCTGGCGGCCCGCGTGACCGCGGCGAGCATCGACCGTGAGGAGCGCAAGGGCAAGGGTGCCAGCGACCACGCGCCCGTCATCGTCGAGCTGGGGTGACCCTCGGCCGAGCGTATGCGCAAACCTCCGCTCAGGGCCTGGAAACGACGGGTTCCGCATACGCCGGCCGGTCTCGGGGCCGCACGGATGACGAGGCGGCCGCTACCGGATCCGCGGAGTTCTGGTCTACGGTGGAATGACATCCGGCATCCGGGCCCCGCCCGCGCCGGGGCCCCTTACGGGGACAACTGCACATCACGGGTGCTCGCGCCAGCGGGCTGAGAGGACGGCTAGCTCTTTTCGAGCGATCAGGGCCGTCGACCGTACGAACCTGACCGGGTAATGCCGGCGTAGGGAGGAATCACCATGGCCACGTCTGCCTCGAACACGGGATCCGTCTCCACCACGGAGGTCGGCCCCATCACCACCGGCCCCATCACCACGGGCACCGTCACCACCGGCCCCATCGAGGGCTCCGCCAAACACCACCTGCCGGTCGAGGGCACCGCACTGCAGTACCCGGTGCGCCGCATCCACCTGACCGACGGCACCCACCACGACGTCTACGACACCTCCGGCCCCTACACCGACGACGCGGCGACCATCGACCTGGAGGCGGGCCTGCCACGGGCCCGCGACGCATGGGCGCGCCCGGAGCCGGTGGACGGCGCCGCAACCCAGCTGGCGTGGGCCCGGGCGGGGATCATCACCGACGAGATGCGCTTCATCGCCGCACGCGAGGGCGCGGAGCCGGAGCTGGTGCGCAGTGAAGTCGCCGCGGGCCGCGCGGTGATCCCCGCCAACCACCGGCACCCCGAGTCCGAGCCGATGATCATCGGCAAGGCGTTCGCGGTGAAGATCAACGCGAACATCGGCAACAGCGCCGTGCGCAGCTCCATCGCCGACGAGGTGGAGAAGATGGTGTGGGCCACGCGCTGGGGCGCCGACACCATCATGGACCTGTCCACCGGCAAGGACATCCACCGCACGCGCGAGTGGATCCTGCGCAACTCCCCCGTCCCCGTCGGCACCGTGCCCATCTACCAGGCGTTGGAGAAGGTGGGCGGCGACCCGACGGCCCTCACCTGGGAACTGTACCGCGACACGGTGATCGAGCAGTGTGAGCAGGGCGTCGACTACATGACGGTGCACGCCGGGGTGCTGCTGCGCTACGTGCCGCTCACGGCGAAGCGGGTCACCGGCATCGTCTCCCGCGGCGGTTCGATCATGGCCGCGTGGTGCCTGGCCCACCACGCGGAGTCTTTCCTGTACACGCACTTCGAGGAGCTGTGCGACATCCTGCGCTCCTACGACGTCACCTTCTCGCTGGGCGACGGCCTGCGCCCCGGCTCGATCGCCGACGCCAACGACGAGGCGCAGTTCGCCGAGCTGCGCACCCTGGGCGAACTGACGAGGATCGCGAAATCGCGTGGCGTGCAGGTGATGATCGAGGGCCCCGGGCACGTGCCGATGCACAAGATCGCGGAGAACGTGCGGCTCGAGGAGCAGTGGTGCGAGGAGGCGCCGTTCTACACCCTCGGCCCGCTGGCCACGGACATCGCGCCCGCCTACGACCACATCACCTCGGCCATCGGCGCCGCGATGATCGCGCAGGCCGGCACCGCGATGCTCTGCTACGTCACCCCCAAGGAGCACCTGGGCCTGCCGGACCGTGACGACGTGAAGACCGGCGTGATCACCTACAAGATCGCGGCGCACTCCGCGGACCTGGCCAAGGGGCATCCGCGAGCGCAGGAGCGGGACGACGCGCTGTCCACGGCGCGCTTCGAGTTCCGGTGGATCGACCAGTTCAACCTGTCGCTGGACCCCGACACCGCGCGCGCCTTCCACGACGAGACGCTGCCCGCCGAGCCCGCCAAGACCGCGCACTTCTGCTCGATGTGCGGACCCAAATTCTGCTCGATGCGCATCTCCGCGGACGTGCGCGAGTACGCCGCCGAGCACGGGCTGGAGACGCAGGAGCAGATCGACGCGGCGATCGCGGGCGGCATGGCCGGCAAGTCCGCGGAGTTCGCCGACCACGGCTCGCGGGTGTATCTGCCACTGGCCGAGTCGTCCGCGGGGTCGGCGGACGCGTGACCGTCCTTCCTGTGCCCGCGCCCGGCCGCACGCCGCCGCGCGCGCTGACCATCGCCGGCTCGGACAGCGGCGGCGGCGCGGGCATCCAGGCGGACATGCGGACGATGGCCATGTCCGGCGTGCACGCGTGCGTCGCGGTGGCCGCGGTGACCGTGCAGAACACGACCGGCGTCACCGGGGTGCACCCGATACCGCCCGGGATCGTCGCCGGCCAGATCCGCACCGTGGTGCAGGACATCGGGATCCATGCGGCGAAGTCCGGCATGGTGGCCGAGGCGCCGATCATCGAGGCGATCGTGCAGACCTGCGTCGACGTCGGCATCGGCGGCGGGCACGGTTCCGCGGAACCGCACGACGGCGCGAACGGATGCACTGTTCCGCTGGTCGTGGACCCGGTGTGCGCGTCGATGCACGGCGACCCCCTGCTGGAACCGCATTCGCTGGCCGCACTGCGCGATCTTCTGGTGCCCCTGGCCGACTTGGTCACGCCGAACCTCGACGAGGTCCGGCTGTTGACCGGCATCGAGGTCGTCGACGGTGCGACGCAACGCGATGCGGCGCGCGCGCTCGTGGACCTCGGCGCGCGCTGGGCCCTGGTGACCGGCGGACATCTGCGCGCCGACGCCGACGGGCCCGCCGCCGAGAGCACCGACCTGCTGTACGACGGCCGCGACTGGTTCGAATATTCCGGCCCGCGTGTGCACACCGGCGACGATCACGGGGGCGGCGACACCCTGGCCGCGGCGGTCGCCTGCGCGCTCGCGACAGGGGCGGCGATGCCCGACGCCGTGGCGCACGGCAAGGACTGGGTGACGCGGTGCCTGCGGTGGGCGTATCCGCTGGGCGCCGGGCACGGCCCGGTGTCGCCGTGGTGGCGGTTGCAGTAGCGGCGCGCTCCGGTCACCCACGCCCTAGGCAATAGCCCGCGCCCTATGCAATAGTTTGAATTACTGCTAGTGTGGACATCTCAGCACAGCCATCCGGGTGCACCGATGCGGGGACGCCGTCCACCGCCGGCGGACCACGAACCGGTCGGAGAACACGACAGTCGGACATGCCGAGATCGGCCATTGCGGCAACGTCCGGCCCCGCCTCCGCAGAGTGCGCACCAGCGGCGGCCGACAACGCCGCCGTCCCCATCGGCGCGGGTATCGCCGGCCGCGTCATATCCTCTCCCCGGCCCTGTTCCGATCCTCGGCCCCTCCCACCACACCGCACGCTCCCCGCCCGCGTGCCGCCAGGCGCGCCGCCGGAGAGCCATCCCAGGCGGATCCCCCGCCGGATCGGAGCCGACCATGACGCGCACCATCGCCCCGCGGGGCCGCAGCTTCCGTACCGCCGTCGCACTGGCGACCGCCGGTGCGGGCGCGGCCGGCATCCTGGGGCTCACCGCGACCGCCGCATCCGCGGCGCCGCTGAACGCCCTGACCGTCGAGCCCGGGCTCAGCATCGGCGTCGGCACGCCGTACGGCACGAGCTGCTCGTACAAGACGACGGTGCAGACCGGAAGCACCGCCACCGTCAACTTCGACTACCGCAAGACGGACCAGACCTACTGGACGCCCTTCGACGTGCAGTCCACCGTCGGGCCCGGAACCGCGGTGACGCACTGGACACCGGCATTCGGTCCGGGCACGTACGAGGTCCGTGCGACCTCGGGAAGCACCACGGAGGTGTTCACCACAGACGTGGGCATCGGGGTCAACCTCGGCAGCGCCTGCGTGGTGTTCGGGCCGTTCCGCTGACCGGTCAGGCGCCCTCCACCCGGAACATCCTCAGGTCCTCGGGCACGCCCCGCGCACGGTGGAGGAAGAACCGGCGGTGCTCCTTGAGCCGCAGGTCCTGGTCCTGCAGCCACAGCGGGTCGAGCATGTCGCGCACCGCCTCGGAGATCACCACGTTGCCGTCGCGGCCCGCCTCCATCATGCGGGCCGCGATGTTGACGTCCACGCCCAGCCAGTCGTCGCCCATGCGGCGGGGATGGCCGCTGTGGATGCCGACGCGGACGACCGGCCGGTAGCCGTCGACCTCCACACCCGCCAGCGCCGCGCGGGCGGCCACGACCGCCTCGAGGGCCCGCTCCGGCGAGCGGAAGTCCGCGAGCAGCCCGTCGCCCATGCGCTTGACCACGCGTCCGCCGCGCGCCACGATCTCGGGTTCCACGGCCCCCGCCACCGCCCGCAGCAGCCGCAGCGTCGCCTCGTCCCCCGCGCCGAGCGCCCACGTGGAGAACGAGACGAGGTCGGTGAACACCAGGGTCACCTCGGCGTCGCCCTCGCCTCTGCCCGACCACTCGCGGACCGCCTGCCACACCTGCAGTGCGGCGAAGCCGGCCTCCCGCGACGCCCCGGTGGAATCGGGGAACACGCGCTCCGCTACGCGGGCCACCGCCCGCGCGCCGCCGTCGCCCGCGACGGACAGCGGGTCGCCGAAGCCCTGGTCGCCCGGCAGCACCCGGCGGGCACGCCGGACCAGGCCCACCAGCTGCGGCGACCGGTCGACCCGGCGCGCCGACGACCGCACGCCGTCGAGGAACTCCGCCACGCGGTGCGCCGACCCGGCCGGAACATCACCGTCGTCTGCCGTGCCACCGGTCCCCGTGTCGACGCTCACGCCCTCACACTATGCGATGCGGGACCGCGACGAGCGGCGGCGAAAGCGTCCGTCACGCGTCGCGCTTGTTCACCACGCCCACGCTGATGGCGAACACGATCGCGGTGAACACGACGAAGTACACGAGTCCACCCCACGGCCCCCAGTGGAAGTCCGCGGTGGTGCTGCCGTGCGCGCTGAGGAAGTGGTTGATGTTGGCGAACGGCAGGAACACGTAGATGTCCTTGCCGACGTCGCCGAACAGCAGGAAGAGCTGCTCGATGACGAGCGGCCACAGCACCACCAGTGCGATGGCGGCAGCGGTCTGCCGCAGCAGCGCGCCCACCGCCACCGCGAGCACGGCGGCCAGCGCCGCGTAGAGGACCACGCCGTACAGCACCCGCCAGGTCTCCGCGTCCAGGTCCATCTGGATGGCGGGGCCGGACCCGGCGATGCCCTTGGCCAGGAAGAACGCGCCGAACGCCGTGACCGCGACGATGGCGGCCGACACCACGGACACCACCGCCGCCTTCACCGCGATCACCTGGGCGCGATGGGGGATCGCCTGGAAGGTGGTGCGGATGACGCCGAACCGGTATTCGGTGGTGACGGTGAGCGCCGCCATGATCATCACGATCATCACGCCGAACCCGTTGACGCCCCCGGTGGCCGACGTGGCGGACAGGACGAACGCATCGCTGCCCTGCGTCGCCTCCGTGTTGTGCGAGAGCACGGCCATGAGCACCGCTATGCCGAGCCCCAGCACGACGATGAGCGCGGCGCACCACCAGGGCGAGCGTGTGGACGTGAGCTTGATGCGTTCCGCTGCGACGACTCCCATCACCGCACCTCCCTGTCTGCGTCCTGCCCGTGCGCGGCGTGCCTGCCCGCGGGCGGCCCGTTCCCTGCGGGCGCTCCGCCGGCGGTCGGCGGCCCCGCCGGAGGGCCGCCCGCCGGCACGTGCCCGAGCATCGCGTCGGCGTCGGCCCCGTGGTACTCGACCTGGTCGCCGGTGAGCTTCATGAACGCGTCCTCGAGCGAGCCGCTCTGGCCCGCCAGCTCGTGCAGCGCCAGCGACCGCGCGGCGAGCATGTCGCCCACCTGGTCGGTGGTGGCGCCGGAGACGACGAGGTGCGGCGGGTGGATCGGGTCGGCGGGCTCCCGGCGCACCCCGAGCCCGCCGTCGCGCAGGCATCGCTCGATCTCCTCGAGGCGCGGGCCGCGCACGCGCACCGTGGTGTCGGTGGCGAAGTCCACGAACTCCTGCACCGACGAATCCGAGATGAGCCTGCCCCGGCCGATCACCACGAGGTTCTGCGCCGTCAGCGCCATCTCCGAGAGCAGGTGGCTGGACACGAGCACCGTGCGCCCCTCGGCGGCCAGGTGCTGCATGAACTTGCGGATCCAGACGATGCCCTCCGGGTCGAGGCCGTTCACCGGCTCGTCGAACAGCAGCACCTCCGGGTCGCCCAGCAGCGCACCGGCGATCCCCAGCCGCTGCGACATGCCCAGCGAGAAACCGCCCGCCCGCTTGTCCGCCACATCCGACAGGCCGACGAGCCCCAGGACCTCGTCGACGCGTTCGCGCGGCAGTCCGTTGGACGCGGCCATCCACTTGAGGTGGTTGCGCGCCGAACGGTTGGGGTGCACCCACTTGGCGTCGAGCAGCGAACCGACGGTGCCGAGCGGATTGCTCAACTGCCCGTACGGCACGCCCTTGACGGTGGCGGTGCCCGCAGTGGGCCGGTCGAGCCCCAGGATCATCCGCATGGTGGTGGATTTGCCGGCGCCGTTGGGCCCCAGGAAGCCGGTGACGATGCCGGGCTTGACGGTGAATGTCAGGTCGTCGACGGCCACGGTGGAGCCGTAGTGTTTCGTCAGTCCTCGGACTTCGATCATGGTCACCAGCATGCCGGATACCCCCGTTCCGCGCAGCACCGGATGGGGCCGGGGACGGGGACCGGGTCGGCGGCGCCTTGCCCTGCGCGGCAGCCGCCCTCAGCCGCGCCCGTCCGGCGCCGGGGACGACGCCTGCGCCCAGAACCGCCGGGGCACCCGGCCGGCCCGGCGCGCAAGGCGACCCGCGCGCACCGCCGCCGCCATGGCCGCGGCCATCATCTCCGGGTCGTCCGCGCGGGTGACGGCGGTGGCCAGCAGCACCGCGTCGCAGCCGAGCTCCATGGCCAGCGCCGCGTCGCTGGCGGTGCCGATCCCGGCGTCGAGGATCACCGGCACGCCCGCCTGTTCGACGATCATCGCGATGTTGTGCGGGTTGGAGATGCCCAGACCGGTGCCGATGGGCGCGCCCAGCGGCATCACGGCCGCGCACCCGGCGTCCTCGAGGCGGCGGGCCAGGGCCGGGTCGTCGTTGGTGTAGGGCAGCACGACGAAACCCTCGTCCACCAGCTGCTCGGCGGCGGCGACCAGCTCGATCGCGTCGGGCAGCAGCGTGCGCTCGTCGGCGATCACCTCCAGCTTGACCCACTCGGTGCCCAGCGCCTCGCGCGCCAGGCGGGCCGTGAGCACCGCCTCGTCGGCGCCGCGGCTGCCTGCCGTGTTCGGCAGCAGGCCGATGCCCAAGCGCCGCAGCAGCTCCAGCACACCGGTGCCCGCCTGCGCGTCCACCCGCCGCATCGCCACCGTTGTCAGCCCCGTGCCCGACGCCACCAGCGCACGCTCCAACAGCTCCAGGTTGGCCGCGCCGCCGGTCCCCATGATCAGGCGCGACGGCAGCTCCCGGCCGGCGATCACCAGCGGGTCCGCCGCGCCGGCACCCGTCCGCGGCCCGGCAGTCGCCGTGCTAGCCACCCTGCACCGCCGTGAGCACCTCGAAACCGTCGCCGTCGGCCACCGGCGCATCCCAGGCCGACCTCGGCAGCACGATCCCGTCGCGCGCCACCGCCACCCCGGAATCCGGCAGCCCCAGCCCGTCCAACAGCCGGGCCACCGTGCACGGCTCCGGCACCTCGTGCACTGTGCCATTGACCTGCACCTGCATGTCCGCCTCCTTCATCCCGCTTCTCGGATCCCGTCCCGGCGACCACCGTCCTGCTGCCGGTCGTCCCGTCGAAACCTGCACGGGCCCAACCCGTCCACCTCGGACAACGGAGCGCCCGCGAGCTCCGCCAGGACGGCGTCGGCGGTGACGGCGGTGAGCAACACGCCGTTGCGGCCGTGCCCGCAGGCCGCGATGACCCGCGGCCCGCCGCCTCCCGCCGTGACGTCCTCGGCAGCGCCGCCCCCGTCTCGGCCATCCTCGACCCGGCCGATGATCGGAAGATTGTCCGGCGTCATCGGTCGCAGCCCCGCCATCGCGTCCACCAGCTCGTACTCGGCGATCGACGGCAGCACGGTTTGCGCGTCGGCGATGAGGTCGCGCACGCCGCCCACCGTGACGGCCCGGTCCTCGCCGTGCTCGTACATCGTCGCCCCCACGACCAGTCCGTCGTCGCGCGGAACCAGGTACACGTGCCGTCCGTGCACCGCCGCCCGCACCGTGAACGGGGGCGGCGGCGGAACGACGGGCGGGCGCCGCAACCGCAGGATCTCGCCTTTGACGGGCCGCACCGGCAGCCCGGGCAGCAGCGCAGCCGCATCCGTTCCGGCCGTCACCACCACGTGGTCCGCGTCCGCATCGGCGATCGACTCCCGCCGCGACGCCACCGGAACGGCGCCGGCGTCCACGGCCGCCCGCCGCAGTGCGCGCAGCAGGGCACGGTTGTCCACCGCCAGCTCCCCCGCCAGCCACAGTCCGCCGCGCAGGTTGCGTGCCAGCGGCCGGTGCCGGGCGCGGACCTGCGCGCGTGTGAGCGGCTCCGTCCGCACGACCGCCGCGCCGTCCGCACCGCCCAGCCAGGCGGCCACCGCGCGCAGTTCGTCCGCGTCGGCGCCGTCCGCGGCCACCATGAGCGTGCCGCGCGCGCTGAGCACGTCGACGCCGGTCTGCTCGCGCAGCTCGCGTGCCATCCGCGGCCACCGGGCCAGCGACGCCGCGCCGAGCGCCAGCACGCGGCCCTCCCCCGGCCGCCCCTCGCTGAAGGGTGCGAGCATGCCGCCCGCCGCCCACGACGCGCCGGTCTGCGCCGCACCGGGCGCCAGGAGCGGATCGAACAGGCGCACCGCGTACCCGGCGCGGGCCGCGCGCCACGCGATGGCCGCGCCGACCACGCCGGCGCCGATCACGTCGACCCGCGTGCCGGCCGCTCCGCGTGCAATGCCGGGTGCCGAATCCACAGTCCTCCACCTTCCCGCGCCGGCATGATCCGGATCAGGTCCGACGGTCAGGGCGGGCGCGCCCTTTCTCAGCCCCACGATCCCGGGGACTCCCGTGTGTGCCTCCACCGTAGACGC is a window from the Tomitella gaofuii genome containing:
- a CDS encoding TetR/AcrR family transcriptional regulator, with product MLSIRNGASGVTAGRRPAAAADIARAHEPALDPAPAPGPDTHPVDDAILDSTARAVVDLGVDRLTVAEVARRAGVSRPTVYRRWSGMEEVLAALLTREILRIADDRPALARDRADLVDHVVDITWRLADHTVLHAVLHQSPEVFRTYVLTRLGTSQRALIDVLTTHIARLQQQGEVRAGDPAQLATMVLLMAQSAMQSAGIVAPILDTHALSDELAHALNGYLAP
- a CDS encoding exodeoxyribonuclease III, whose protein sequence is MRFATWNVNSARARIDRITAFLERQDIDVLAMQETKCKDAQFPAERFTELGYEVAHFGVSQWNGVAVVSRVGLEDVATQFPGQPGFHKDPAQDQTVEARALGATCDGVRVWSLYVPNGRELDDPHYTYKLDWLAKLRDQAAGWLEQDGSAQVMLAGDWNVAPTDDDVWDPAFFEGKTHTSQPERDAFDAFADAGYVEVTRAHTPDQYTYWDYTQLRFPKKEGMRIDFAVCSPALAARVTAASIDREERKGKGASDHAPVIVELG
- the thiC gene encoding phosphomethylpyrimidine synthase ThiC, with the translated sequence MATSASNTGSVSTTEVGPITTGPITTGTVTTGPIEGSAKHHLPVEGTALQYPVRRIHLTDGTHHDVYDTSGPYTDDAATIDLEAGLPRARDAWARPEPVDGAATQLAWARAGIITDEMRFIAAREGAEPELVRSEVAAGRAVIPANHRHPESEPMIIGKAFAVKINANIGNSAVRSSIADEVEKMVWATRWGADTIMDLSTGKDIHRTREWILRNSPVPVGTVPIYQALEKVGGDPTALTWELYRDTVIEQCEQGVDYMTVHAGVLLRYVPLTAKRVTGIVSRGGSIMAAWCLAHHAESFLYTHFEELCDILRSYDVTFSLGDGLRPGSIADANDEAQFAELRTLGELTRIAKSRGVQVMIEGPGHVPMHKIAENVRLEEQWCEEAPFYTLGPLATDIAPAYDHITSAIGAAMIAQAGTAMLCYVTPKEHLGLPDRDDVKTGVITYKIAAHSADLAKGHPRAQERDDALSTARFEFRWIDQFNLSLDPDTARAFHDETLPAEPAKTAHFCSMCGPKFCSMRISADVREYAAEHGLETQEQIDAAIAGGMAGKSAEFADHGSRVYLPLAESSAGSADA
- a CDS encoding PfkB family carbohydrate kinase, translating into MTVLPVPAPGRTPPRALTIAGSDSGGGAGIQADMRTMAMSGVHACVAVAAVTVQNTTGVTGVHPIPPGIVAGQIRTVVQDIGIHAAKSGMVAEAPIIEAIVQTCVDVGIGGGHGSAEPHDGANGCTVPLVVDPVCASMHGDPLLEPHSLAALRDLLVPLADLVTPNLDEVRLLTGIEVVDGATQRDAARALVDLGARWALVTGGHLRADADGPAAESTDLLYDGRDWFEYSGPRVHTGDDHGGGDTLAAAVACALATGAAMPDAVAHGKDWVTRCLRWAYPLGAGHGPVSPWWRLQ
- a CDS encoding glycerol-3-phosphate dehydrogenase/oxidase, with the protein product MSTAHPASSLNAARRATELQSLADGGVVDLLVIGGGITGAGVALDAAARGLDVALVEAHDLAFGTSRWSSKLVHGGLRYLASGNVGIARRSAVERGILMTRTAPHLTRTLPQLVPLLPSMGAAQRYLTRAGFLAGDALRAAARTPASVLPRSRKVDARTAIALSPTVARTGLAGGYVNHDGQLVDDARLVVAVARTAAENGARILTRVRASTVTGSGATLTDTLTGESFEMRARAVVNAAGVWAGEVDPSISLRPSRGTHLVLDSATFGHPTASLTVPIPGETNRFVFVLPQQLGRVYVGLTDEDAPGPIPDEPQPSPQEVDFLLDTVNTALDAPLTRDDVLGAYAGLRPLIDSGEGRTSDLSREHAVLESPEGVLSVVGGKLTEYRYMAEDTVDRVIAQRDVDGGPCRTRDLALVGAPMHPATGTTSPDPSAPAGPQSLRERFGDEAPEVLESATCTDPAGPIVEGIDVTRAEVEFALTCEGALDAADVLDRRTRIGLVAADRERALVAVQGFF
- a CDS encoding FAD-binding oxidoreductase, with the translated sequence MKWDAWGDPSAATALSDGIRSLLEQALGVSVADAARRSPAEVELAPSALPAADRDAFVEIVGAGHVGTSDGDRLSRAGGKSTPDLLRRTRAPRQDAPDAVLAPGTDDEVARVLAHCSRRSIAVVPFGGGTSVVGGLNPVREGHTAVVSLDLRRFDRLEALDEVSGEAVLGAGVTGPEAERVLGERGFSLGHFPQSFQYATIGGFAATRSSGQASAGYGRFDDMISGLTLVTPAGVLETGGPAPASAAGPDLRQLVAGSEGTLGVITRVRLRVHRVPESVRYEAWAFDDFAAGAEAMRVVEQQGAGPTVMRLSDEAETGINLATTEHIGAQQITGGCLAVTTFEGTAAHAESRHAETRALFEAHGGRSLGEQPARDWDAGRFSAPYLRDALLDAGALCETLETATSWSNLHALKAEVTTALTDALRQTGTPTLVMCHISHVYPTGASLYFTVVAGQRGDAVEQWASAKRAASDAIVEHGGTITHHHAVGADHREWMTREIGELGVAVLRSVKRTLDPAGILNPGKLIP